From the Glycine max cultivar Williams 82 chromosome 11, Glycine_max_v4.0, whole genome shotgun sequence genome, the window TGGGGCGAGGTCGGCATTTTCGAGGGCCTTTTTGCCGGCGACAATGCAGTAGTGGAGGCAGTCGTTGAAGCGGCGATCGTTCTTGTCGTCCATGTAGCCCTCGGCGGAGAAGCCGCGGATTTGGCTGCCAAAGCACGTGCGGAACTTGGAGGCGTCGAAGCGGTCGATGGGGGTGATGCTGCTCTCACCAGCGAGAAGCTTCTCATATAACCCCTCCACGTCGTTCCTGAAC encodes:
- the LOC100777573 gene encoding 3-oxoacyl-[acyl-carrier-protein] synthase I, chloroplastic isoform X4 — translated: MPSPSDAPPLRRSVWLLRIRLASVFRNDVEGLYEKLLAGESSITPIDRFDASKFRTCFGSQIRGFSAEGYMDDKNDRRFNDCLHYCIVAGKKALENADLAPNKHSKSVLHMKNPWIGQLGKE